One Triticum dicoccoides isolate Atlit2015 ecotype Zavitan chromosome 5B, WEW_v2.0, whole genome shotgun sequence genomic window carries:
- the LOC119311926 gene encoding zinc finger protein 1, whose product MSSSAMEALHALIPEQHQLDVEAAAAVSSATSGEESGHVLQGWAKRKRSRRQRSEEENLALCLLMLSRGGKQRVQAPQPESFAAPVPAEFKCSVCGKSFSSYQALGGHKTSHRVKQPSPPSDAAAAPLVALPAVAAILPSAEPATSSTAASSDGATNRVHRCSICQKEFPTGQALGGHKRKHYDGGVGAAASSTELLAAAAAESEVGSTGNGSSAARAFDLNIPAVPEFVWRPCAKGKMMWEDDEEVQSPLAFKKPRLLTA is encoded by the coding sequence ATGTCGTCGTCGGCCATGGAAGCGCTCCACGCCCTGATCCCGGAGCAGCACCAGCTGGACGTTGAGGCGGCTGCGGCTGTCAGCAGCGCCACCAGCGGCGAGGAGAGCGGCCACGTGCTGCAGGGGTGGGCCAAGAGGAAGCGATCGCGCCGCCAGCGCTCCGAGGAGGAGAACCTCGCGCTCTGCCTCCTCATGCTCTCGCGCGGCGGCAAGCAGCGTGTTCAGGCGCCGCAGCCGGAGTCGTTCGCTGCGCCGGTGCCTGCCGAGTTCAAGTGCTCCGTCTGCGGCAAGTCCTTCAGCTCCTACCAGGCGCTCGGAGGCCACAAGACGAGCCACCGGGTGAAGCAGCCGTCTCCTCCCTCTGATGCCGCTGCTGCCCCACTCGTGGCCCTCCCGGCCGTCGCCGCCATCCTGCCGTCCGCCGAGCCGGCCACGTCGTCCACCGCCGCGTCCTCCGACGGCGCGACCAACAGAGTCCACAGGTGCTCCATCTGCCAAAAGGAGTTCCCGACTGGGCAGGCGCTCGGCGGGCACAAGAGGAAGCACTACGACGGAGGCGTGGGCGCCGCCGCCTCGTCGACCGAGCTTCTGGCCGCCGCGGCCGCCGAGTCTGAGGTGGGGAGCACCGGCAACGGGAGCTCCGCCGCCCGGGCCTTCGACCTGAACATTCCGGCCGTGCCGGAGTTCGTGTGGAGGCCGTGCGCCAAGGGCAAGATGATGTGGGAGGACGATGAGGAGGTGCAGAGCCCCCTCGCCTTCAAGAAGCCTCGGCTTCTCACCGCTTGA